A part of Rattus norvegicus strain BN/NHsdMcwi chromosome 4, GRCr8, whole genome shotgun sequence genomic DNA contains:
- the Phb2 gene encoding prohibitin-2, producing the protein MAQNLKDLAGRLPSGPRGMGTALKLLLGAGAVAYGVRESVFTVEGGHRAIFFNRIGGVQQDTILAEGLHFRIPWFQYPIIYDIRARPRKISSPTGSKDLQMVNISLRVLSRPNAQELPSMYQRLGLDYEERVLPSIVNEVLKSVVAKFNASQLITQRAQVSLLIRRELTERAKDFSLILDDVAITELSFSREYTAAVEAKQVAQQEAQRAQFLVEKAKQEQRQKIVQAEGEAEAAKMLGEALSKNPGYIKLRKIRAAQNISKTIATSQNRIYLTADNLVLNLQDESFTRGSDSLIKGKK; encoded by the exons ATGGCCCAGAACTTAAAGGACCTAGCGGGACGCCTGCCCTCCGGGCCTCGGGGCATGGGCACGGCGCTGAAGCTGCTGCTGGGGGCCGGGGCTGTGGCCTACGGCGTCCGTGAGTCCGTATTCACTG TGGAAGGTGGTCACAGAGCCATCTTCTTTAATCGTATTGGTGGCGTACAACAGGACACAATCCTAGCCGAAGGCCTTCACTTCAG GATTCCCTGGTTCCAGTACCCCATCATCTATGACATTCGGGCCAGACCTCGAAAAATCTCCTCCCCCACAGGCTCCAAAG ACCTGCAGATGGTGAACATCTCCCTGCGTGTACTGTCTCGGCCCAATGCCCAGGAGCTCCCCAGCATGTACCAGCGCCTAGGCCTAGACTATGAGGAGCGAGTGCTGCCGTCCATTGTTAATGAGGTGCTCAAGAGTGTGGTGGCCAAGTTCAACGCCTCGCAGCTCATTACCCAGCGGGCTCAG GTGTCTCTGTTGATCCGAAGAGAGCTGACAGAGCGTGCCAAGGACTTCAGCCTCATCCTGGACGATGTAGCTATCACAGAGCTAAGCTTCAGCCGAGAGTACACAGCTGCTGTAGAAGCCAAACAAGTGG CCCAGCAGGAAGCCCAGAGGGCCCAGTTTTTGGTGGAGAAAGCAAAGCAGGAACAACGACAGAAGATTGTGCAGGCTGAGGGGGAGGCGGAGGCTGCTAAGATG CTTGGAGAAGCACTGAGCAAGAATCCTGGCTATATCAAGCTCCGAAAGATCCGGGCTGCCCAGAACATCTCTAAAACG ATCGCCACATCACAGAACCGGATCTATCTCACAGCTGACAACCTTGTGCTGAATCTGCAGGATGAAAGCTTTACTCG GGGAAG TGACAGCCTCATTAAGGGTAAGAAGTGA
- the Phb2 gene encoding prohibitin-2 isoform X1, which translates to MAQNLKDLAGRLPSGPRGMGTALKLLLGAGAVAYGVRESVFTVEGGHRAIFFNRIGGVQQDTILAEGLHFRIPWFQYPIIYDIRARPRKISSPTGSKDLQMVNISLRVLSRPNAQELPSMYQRLGLDYEERVLPSIVNEVLKSVVAKFNASQLITQRAQVSLLIRRELTERAKDFSLILDDVAITELSFSREYTAAVEAKQVAQQEAQRAQFLVEKAKQEQRQKIVQAEGEAEAAKMLGEALSKNPGYIKLRKIRAAQNISKTIATSQNRIYLTADNLVLNLQDESFTR; encoded by the exons ATGGCCCAGAACTTAAAGGACCTAGCGGGACGCCTGCCCTCCGGGCCTCGGGGCATGGGCACGGCGCTGAAGCTGCTGCTGGGGGCCGGGGCTGTGGCCTACGGCGTCCGTGAGTCCGTATTCACTG TGGAAGGTGGTCACAGAGCCATCTTCTTTAATCGTATTGGTGGCGTACAACAGGACACAATCCTAGCCGAAGGCCTTCACTTCAG GATTCCCTGGTTCCAGTACCCCATCATCTATGACATTCGGGCCAGACCTCGAAAAATCTCCTCCCCCACAGGCTCCAAAG ACCTGCAGATGGTGAACATCTCCCTGCGTGTACTGTCTCGGCCCAATGCCCAGGAGCTCCCCAGCATGTACCAGCGCCTAGGCCTAGACTATGAGGAGCGAGTGCTGCCGTCCATTGTTAATGAGGTGCTCAAGAGTGTGGTGGCCAAGTTCAACGCCTCGCAGCTCATTACCCAGCGGGCTCAG GTGTCTCTGTTGATCCGAAGAGAGCTGACAGAGCGTGCCAAGGACTTCAGCCTCATCCTGGACGATGTAGCTATCACAGAGCTAAGCTTCAGCCGAGAGTACACAGCTGCTGTAGAAGCCAAACAAGTGG CCCAGCAGGAAGCCCAGAGGGCCCAGTTTTTGGTGGAGAAAGCAAAGCAGGAACAACGACAGAAGATTGTGCAGGCTGAGGGGGAGGCGGAGGCTGCTAAGATG CTTGGAGAAGCACTGAGCAAGAATCCTGGCTATATCAAGCTCCGAAAGATCCGGGCTGCCCAGAACATCTCTAAAACG ATCGCCACATCACAGAACCGGATCTATCTCACAGCTGACAACCTTGTGCTGAATCTGCAGGATGAAAGCTTTACTCGGTAA